A genomic window from Salvelinus alpinus chromosome 10, SLU_Salpinus.1, whole genome shotgun sequence includes:
- the LOC139532363 gene encoding plastin-1-like: protein MANKVTQISREDLEELREAFNRIDTDNSGFVSDFELQELFREASFSMPGYRVRDIVEIFVAGDTNKDGKISFEEFVSIYQELKSKELSETFKKTIARREGIQSFGGLSGISSEGTQHSYSDEEKVAFVNWINKSLAKDEDCKHLLPMNPDGDSLFKSVKDGILLCKMINLSQSDTIDERVINTKKHTTFTMTENLMLAINSALSIGCTVVNIDAPDLMAGKPHLVLGLLWQIIKIGLFADIEISSNEALINLLSEGEDLEHLMSLSPEELLLRWVNHHLGNAGAQPISNFSQDIKDSRAYFNLLDQISPKGEDIDEMAIHIDMTGINERDDERRAEMMLRQAARLDCRQFVSPMDVVSGNSKLNLAFVANLFNTHPALKRTNSNNIDTALIEGESREEKTFRNWMNSLGVAPYVNHLYCDLCDAVVILQLYEKVNVPVEWKKVNRPPYSALGSNMKKLENCTYAVELGRNKARFSLVGIGGVNLNEGSPMHTLALVWQLMRRYTLQVLSDLGDGEKIGDQIIINWVNTQLKEGGKDSQISSFKDKLISTSLPVIDLLDTIAPKSIKEELVKRGELSDADKLNNAKYAITVSRKIGARVYALPDDLVEVKPKMVLTVFACLMGRGMKKADG, encoded by the exons ATGGCGAACAAGGTGACCCAGATTTCACGAGAGGACCTGGAGGAGCTCCGAGAGGCTTTCAACAGGATCG ACACTGACAACAGTGGTTTTGTCAGTGACTTTGAGCTGCAGGAGCTGTTCAGAGAGGCTAGTTTCTCCATGCCAGGCTACAGAGTCAGAGACATAGTGGAGATCTTCGTAGCAGGAGACACCAACAAGGACGGGAAGATCAGTTTTGAAGAGTTTGTCTCG ATCTACCAGGAGCTGAAGAGTAAGGAGCTCAGTGAGACGTTCAAGAAAACCATCGCCAGGAGAGAAGGGATACAATCCTTTGGAGGATTGTCAGGAATCTCCAGCGAGGGAACACAGCACTCCTactcag atGAGGAGAAGGTGGCGTTTGTGAACTGGATCAACAAGTCTCTGGCCAAAGATGAAGACTGTAAACACCTTCTACCCATGAACCCTGACGGAGACAGTCTCTTCAAATCAGTAAAAGATGGGATCCTGCTCTG TAAAATGATCAACCTCTCCCAGTCTGACACCATCGATGAGAGAGTCATTAACACCAAGAAACACACCACCTTCACCATGACC gAGAACCTGATGCTGGCGATAAACTCTGCGTTGTCTATCGGCTGTACCGTGGTCAACATCGACGCCCCTGACCTGATGGCTGGGAAACCCCACCTGGTGCTGGGCCTGCTTTGGCAGATTATCAAGATAGGACTGTTTGCTGACATAGAGATCAGCAGCAacgaag CTCTTATTAACCTGCTGTCTGAGGGGGAGGATTTAGAGCACCTGATGTCATTGTCTCCTGAAGAACTGTTGCTACGCTGGGTCAACCATCACCTAGGCAACGCTGGGGCCCAACCAATCAGCAACTTCAGCCAAGACATCAAG GATTCCAGGGCGTATTTCAACCTGTTGGACCAGATCTCACCTAAAGGAGAGGACATAGATGAGATGGCCATCCACATCGATATGACCGGCATCAAT gagcGTGACGACGAACGCAGGGCAGAGATGATGCTTCGCCAGGCAGCCCGTCTGGACTGCAGACAGTTTGTGTCTCCTATGGATGTGGTGTCTGGCAACAGCAAGCTGAACCTGGCCTTCGTAGCCAACCTCTTCAACACACACCCGGCCCTGAAGAGGACTAACAGCAACAACATAGACACAGCACTCATAGAGG GAGAATCGAGAGAGGAGAAAACATTCAGGAACTGGATGAACTCTCTGGGAGTTGCTCCCTATGTCAACCACCTCTACTG TGACCTGTGTGATGCGGTGGTGATTCTGCAGTTGTATGAGAAAGTCAACGTCCCTGTAGAGTGGAAAAAAGTCAACAGACCTCCATACTCTGCACTGGGCAGTAACATGAAGAAG ttggAGAACTGTACCTATGCGGTGGAACTGGGTCGGAATAAAGCTCGATTCTCATTGGTGGGAATTGGAGGAGTGAATCTGAACGAGGGAAGTCCCATGCACACACTGGCTCTGGTCTGGCAGCTGATGAGGAG GTACACTCTCCAGGTGTTGTCTGATCTAGGAGATGGGGAGAAGATTGGAGACCAAATCATAATCAACTGGGTCAACACTCAGCTCAAAGAGGGAGGCAAGGACTCACAGATCAGCAGCTTCAAG gATAAACTGATCAGTACTAGTCTCCCAGTGATAGACTTGTTAGACACCATCGCCCCCAAATCTATCAAAGAGGAGCTGGTGAAGAGAGGGGAGCTCAGCGATGCAGACAAGCTCAACAACGCCAA GTACGCTATCACGGTATCCAGGAAGATCGGAGCCCGTGTCTACGCTCTGCCTGATGACCTGGTTGAGGTGAAACCCAAGATGGTTCTGACTGTGTTCGCATGCCTGATGGGGAGGGGCATGAAGAAAGCTGacggctga